A window of the Gossypium arboreum isolate Shixiya-1 chromosome 2, ASM2569848v2, whole genome shotgun sequence genome harbors these coding sequences:
- the LOC108453772 gene encoding beta-galactosidase 3 yields the protein MEVTSFSKLLLAFCLALFYLSPQLVQTSVTYDKKAIVINGQRRILFSGSIHYPRSTPDMWEDLIQKAKDGGLDVIETYVFWNVHEPSPGNYNFEGRYDLVRFIKTVQKAGLYAHLRIGPYVCAEWNFGGFPVWLKFVPGISFRTDNEPFKRAMQGFTEKIVGLMKSHNLFESQGGPIILSQIENEYGAQSKLLGAAGYNYVTWAAKMAVETGTGVPWVMCKEDDAPDPVINTCNGFYCDAFQPNKPYKPTIWTEAWSGWFSDFGGPLHHRPAEDLAFAVARFIQKGGSFVNYYMYHGGTNFGRTAGGPFITTSYDYDAPVDEYGLIRQPKYGHLKQLHKAVKMCERALVSADPVVTSLGNFQQAHTYTSESGDCAAFLSNYNTESAARVLFNNMHYNLPPWSISILPDCRNVVFNTAKVGVQTSQMQMLPTNTKMFSWEAYDEDTSALDDSLMISANGLLEQINVTRDASDYLWYITSVDIGSSESFLRGGELPTLIVQSTGHAVHIFINGQLSGSAFGTRENRRFTFTGKVNLRAGTNKIALLSVAVGLPNVGGHFETWNTGILGPVALHGLDQGKRDLSWQKWTYQVGLKGEAMNLDSPNGISSLEWMEGSLAAQTQQPLRWHKAYFDAPEGEEALALDMESMGKGQIWINGQNIGRYWTAYAHGDCSGCSYSGTFRPTKCQHGCGQPTQKWYHVPRSWLKPTQNLLVLFEELGGDPSKISLVKRSVSTVCAEISEYHPNIKNWQIESYGKTEEFHRPKVHLHCSPGQAISSIKFASFGTPLGTCGSYQQGPCHAPTSYDILEKRCVGKQRCAVTISNSNFGHDPCPNVLKRLSVEAVCAPMTSTTAQPGGN from the exons ATGGAAGTAACCTCATTTTCAAAGCTTTTACTTGCATTTTGCTTAGCTTTGTTCTATTTGAGCCCTCAGCTTGTTCAAACCAGTGTTACTTATGATAAGAAAGCTATAGTTATCAATGGTCAAAGAAGAATTCTGTTCTCTGGTTCTATTCATTATCCCAGAAGCACACCTGAT ATGTGGGAAGATCTGATTCAGAAAGCTAAAGATGGTGGACTTGATGTGATTGAGACTTATGTTTTTTGGAATGTCCATGAACCATCTCCTGGAAAT TATAATTTTGAAGGAAGATATGACCTTGTGAGATTCATAAAAACAGTACAAAAAGCAGGTCTTTATGCTCATCTTCGTATTGGACCTTATGTTTGTGCTGAATGGAACTTTGG AGGGTTCCCTGTGTGGTTAAAATTTGTGCCAGGCATTAGCTTCAGAACAGATAATGAGCCTTTCAAG AGAGCTATGCAAGGGTTTACTGAGAAGATTGTTGGACTGATGAAGAGCCATAACCTTTTTGAGTCCCAGGGTGGCCCCATTATTCTTTCTCAG ATTGAGAATGAGTATGGGGCACAAAGTAAATTGCTAGGGGCTGCTGGTTATAATTACGTTACTTGGGCAGCAAAAATGGCGGTAGAAACAGGAACCGGGGTTCCTTGGGTGATGTGCAAGGAAGATGATGCCCCAGATCCAGTG ATAAACACATGCAACGGTTTCTATTGTGATGCATTCCAACCGAATAAACCGTACAAGCCAACAATATGGACTGAAGCATGGAGTGGATG GTTCTCGGACTTTGGTGGTCCACTTCATCATCGGCCAGCTGAAGATTTAGCATTTGCCGTTGCTCGATTCATTCAAAAAGGAGGATCCTTTGTTAATTATTACATG TACCATGGTGGCACCAATTTTGGTCGTACAGCCGGTGGTCCTTTCATCACTACCAGTTATGATTACGATGCTCCAGTTGATGAATATG GTTTGATTAGACAACCGAAGTATGGTCATCTAAAGCAGCTTCACAAGGCTGTTAAGATGTGCGAACGAGCTTTAGTTTCAGCTGATCCCGTTGTCACTTCACTTGGAAACTTCCAACAG GCTCATACGTACACGTCAGAATCAGGAGATTGCGCGGCTTTCCTATCAAACTACAATACCGAATCTGCCGCGAGAGTGTTATTTAACAACATGCACTATAACTTACCTCCTTGGTCTATCAGCATCCTTCCCGATTGTAGGAATGTAGTGTTCAATACGGCCAAG GTTGGAGTTCAGACATCACAAATGCAGATGTTGCCTACGAATACTAAGATGTTCTCATGGGAAGCTTATGATGAAGATACTTCTGCATTAGATGATAGCTTAATGATAAGTGCTAATGGTTTACTTGAGCAAATAAATGTCACTAGGGACGCAAGTGATTATCTATGGTACATTACTAG TGTTGACATCGGTTCATCTGAATCATTCCTTCGCGGAGGAGAACTTCCCACTCTCATTGTTCAATCAACAGGTCATGCAGTACACATCTTTATCAATGGACAGCTTTCAG GTTCTGCCTTTGGAACGAGGGAAAATAGGAGATTCACATTCACCGGGAAGGTCAATCTGCGTGCAGGAACAAACAAAATCGCGCTGCTGAGTGTTGCTGTTGGATTACCG AACGTAGGTGGCCACTTCGAGACATGGAACACCGGAATCCTAGGTCCAGTTGCATTGCATGGACTTGACCAAGGAAAACGGGACCTATCATGGCAAAAGTGGACATACCAG GTCGGACTCAAAGGAGAGGCCATGAATCTTGACTCACCGAATGGTATTTCGTCTCTCGAGTGGATGGAGGGATCGTTGGCTGCACAAACACAGCAGCCATTAAGATGGCATAAG GCTTATTTCGATGCACCCGAGGGTGAAGAGGCGTTGGCTTTGGACATGGAAAGTATGGGAAAAGGTCAAATATGGATTAACGGGCAGAACATCGGTAGATATTGGACCGCATATGCTCATGGTGATTGCAGTGGCTGTAGTTATTCTGGAACGTTTCGACCAACGAAGTGTCAGCACGGTTGTGGCCAACCGACCCAAAAATGGTACCATGTTCCTCGGTCTTGGTTGAAACCGACACAAAATCTATTAGTTCTATTTGAGGAGCTCGGAGGAGATCCCTCGAAAATCTCACTTGTAAAAAGATCCGTCTCCACTGTTTGTGCTGAGATATCAGAGTACCACCCAAATATCAAGAACTGGCAAATCGAAAGCTACGGAAAAACCGAAGAGTTCCACAGGCCAAAGGTTCATTTACACTGTAGTCCCGGACAAGCTATCTCTTCAATCAAATTCGCTAGCTTCGGAACTCCTTTAGGAACTTGTGGAAGTTACCAACAAGGCCCGTGTCACGCTCCAACTTCGTATGACATCTTAGAGAAG AGGTGTGTTGGGAAGCAACGATGTGCGGTCACCATATCCAATAGCAACTTCGGGCATGATCCATGCCCAAATGTATTAAAACGTCTATCTGTTGAAGCTGTTTGTGCTCCGATGACTTCAACAACAGCACAACCGGGTGGTAATTAA
- the LOC108458416 gene encoding ribosomal RNA small subunit methyltransferase, mitochondrial → MLFKLKSVRTHFSGLIFFQNYQRNLWVKPSHRYGKYNEEDDDDKDPKLRNTKENQLDHFYLYKSKGQHLLTNTRILDAIVRRSNIKPTDTVLEIGPGTGNLTVKLLEAAEKVVAVEVDKRMVDVLHKRVAENGLQERLNVICKDAMKVEFPQFDLVVANIPYGISSPLIAKLVYGRNPFRSATLLLQKEFARRLLAEPGDADFNRLAVNVNLVADVEFVMDVSKREFLPCPKVDSSVVIIRPKPELPDVNLNEWRAFTRTCFGKKNKTLGATFKQKKKVMQLLKLAKTTSLNKENPPTGNNYECDEYYDGKYEDGDTDGEECFASSTSDLEMNLFKEKIVGILRKGGFEDKRPSKVSNEDLLHLLSLFNQAGIYFHDHVKPNDLGNANAAYLS, encoded by the exons ATGCTTTTCAAGCTGAAATCAGTTCGAACCCACTTTTCTGGGTTAATTTTCTTCCAAAATTATCAACGAAATCTCTGGGTAAAACCCAGTCATCGTTATGGCAAATACAATGAAGAAGACGATGATGATAAAGACCCAAAGCTTCGAAACACGAAAGAGAACCAGTTAGACCATTTTTATTTGTATAAGAGCAAAGGCCAACATTTGCTTACTAATACACGGATTCTCGACGCTATTGTTCGAAGATCGAACATAAAGCCTACTGATACCGTCTTGGAAATCGGACCTGGGACCGGAAATCTTACTGTCAAGCTACTGGAAGCTGCCGAAAAGGTTGTCGCCGTTGAAGTAGATAAGAGGATGGTGGATGTTCTTCATAAACGCGTTGCTGAGAATGGGTTGCAAGAGAGACTCAAT GTTATATGCAAAGATGCAATGAAGGTTGAGTTCCCTCAGTTCGATCTTGTTGTGGCCAACATTCCTTATGGAATATCTTCCCCTCTCATAGCTAAATTGGTTTATGGAAGGAACCCTTTTAGGAGTGCAACATTGCTTCTTCAAAAGGAGTTTGCACGCCGGTTACTTGCTGAGCCCGGGGACGCAGACTTCAACCGATTGGCCGTGAATGTGAACTTGGTAGCCGATGTAGAATTCGTCATGGACGTAAGCAAAAGGGAGTTCCTTCCTTGCCCGAAAGTCGATTCCTCTGTTGTAATAATCCGACCGAAACCTGAACTCCCTGATGTTAATCTTAACGAGTGGAGAGCTTTCACAAGGACTTGTTTTGGCAAAAAGAACAAGACCCTTGGCGCTACCTTTAAGCAGAAGAAGAAGGTGATGCAGCTACTGAAATTGGCTAAAACAACGAGCTTGAATAAAGAAAATCCTCCGACGGGGAATAACTACGAATGTGATGAGTATTACGATGGCAAATACGAAGATGGAGATACCGATGGTGAAGAATGTTTTGCATCCTCTACCTCTGATCTTGAAATGAACTTGTTTAAGGAGAAAATTGTTGGGATTTTGAGAAAAGGTGGGTTTGAAGATAAAAGGCCTTCAAAGGTGAGTAATGAGGACTTATTACATTTACTCTCTTTGTTTAATCAAGCTGGAATATATTTTCATGATCATGTTAAACCAAATGATTTAGGTAATGCAAATGCTGCTTATCTTTCATAG